The genome window CGAGGGGCCGAGGGGGACGTACATCCGGCTCCAGGAACTTTGTAACGATTGGCTGAAGGTTGAGAAGCAAACAAAGGAGCAGATCCTGGAGCTCCTGATTTTGGAGCAATTCCTAACTGTCCTGCCTGTGGAAATGCAGAACTGGGTCAGGAGAAATTGCCCCGAGACCTGTACACATGCCGTGACCCTGGCTGAGGATTTCCTGCTTGAGACTTGGAAACAGCAGGTAAgagaatattttcattttttttcctgtgagggGAAGAGTATCTTTCTGCCTTCCtgttttcctctctctgtctcctctgacagtctaggatctgagagactcagaaCTGAATCCGCACTCTGCTGAGGGAAACTTGTTGGGTTGGGCTGGCAACTTTCAAGTGGGCccgggagatctcccaggattacaactggtctctggACTACAAAGATGATAATCcttctggaagaaatggcaacttTTGGGGGTGTACTCCATGgaattacaccctgctgaggtcccttccctccccaaacccagccatTCCCAAGGTCCACACTACCAGGAATTTCtgagcctggagttggcaaccatgttgctgggtgacctttggccagttacATActtttcaacctaacctacttgaCAGGGTTGTTAGGAAgatgaaagggagaaagggagaattttGTAAGCcaattctgaagatgccagtctcagatgcaggtgaaacatcaggagaaaatgctactagaacctggccatacagtccagaaaccccacacccccccagactatttatttgttcattagatttgtatcccgccctccccaatcAGAGACGGGCTAAGTTTAAAACATAGCAATACAAAATATGAATCACTATGTCTAAAATCACAAGCCCAGATAGCAACAGAGTGAATTTCCAAATTAACAGGATAAAACCAAGGCCGAAGGGGTTGGCATCAactatcaataaataaatataaatgataaatatGATTGTGAGTTGGGAGGCCAGGAGATGAAATCTGGACAACAGGAAGCCTCAGCCAAAGAATGAACCTAAGTTGTGGGTGTCTCTTTACTTAGGCTTTGGGGTTGAAAACTCACTGGGTGGGGGGAACGTGTGAGGAAAAGGTGGGCTTTGAGGGGGAGTTGGAGAAAAGCAAGGCTATGCTATTGGAAGGGATGGTTTTCAGAAATAGGAAGCCTTGGGGTGAAATGTGGGTCTGGAAGGAATGGGAAGAATCTGCCTCTGGGTAACCCAACAAAACGGAAAACATTTAGCAATTCAGCATACATTTCCTGGCATGGGACAACAGAGTGAGCCCAGAAGGGCATAAGAGGGCAGGATGAAGTCTGTGGAATTTCTGCCTAGGGCACAGTGCAAATAGAGTAGCAGATTAGGACTCTGGGCAATCCAAGTTGGAATCCCCGTTTCatagaagctccctgggtgatcaTGGGCTGATCTGgcccacctcacaaggctgttgtgagtaaacagaggaggggagaatgatgatttgagtcccaactggggagaaaaggaggatataaatcaatCAATGCATAGGCAATAATGGGAAAGTGggaaaaaaagccccccccccccccccccgccccaatttaaGGCAAAGTGTGTGGATCTGAGAGGAGATAGTTCTTGGCACTCACATTTGTGTGAGTATGTAGAGTGCCATCGAATCACAGCCAACAAAGGGCTTGCAAGACAAGTgaggagcagaagtggtttgcccttGCTTTCCTCGGCAGAgcatcccttggaggtctccctttcaagAACTGGCTCTGGCTGTACCATGTCAGCATCCCTCCTGTTTACTGAGGCTTAATTTCTTTCCACGTCATGTAAGGCTGGCAACGTCCAGATGGGGTCTGATGTTCTCTTGGAATGATATTTatttccaggcaacaaagatcagtccccctagagaaaatggtggctttggaaaacAGATTCTGGTATCACATTCCCAACTccagtctgggaaattcctggatgtggttggagcctggggagtgggttgggacctcagcaaggtatactGCcatagggtcccccccccccaaaaaagcagccattttattcaggggaacTGGATAAAACTCcagagatgaggtgtaattctagGGGATTTCCAGACCCCGCGTGGATATCAACAAGCCCATGccacatccttgctgagctctctcccctcccaaatgcCACCCTTCCCAGCCGCCACCATGAAACTTCCGGGAATTTTCCAAGCTAGAAAGCCATGCACGTGTGCGTGGTGTTAAACTTTTCTGTTTCTGCTGAGGatcaaaatcttttttttgttGACAGATGTCTTTTCATACATTCCATTCAGAAAGCcaatgtggtggttaagagcagtggattctgatctaggaaaccagttttgattccctgctcttccacgtgaaccccagactcttatctggtgaactagatttgtttcccactcctcctcgtgaagcttgctagatgaccttgggctagtcacagttctctcaaaactctcagccccacttacctcacaaggtgtctattgtggagaaaggaagggaaggagtttgtaagttgctttgaggctccttatggttaagaaaaatggggtataaatccacttcttctttttcttctatttatACTGTTTTCTTCTATTTATACTGTTGCTACCTTTATCCTTCTATCACTTAACATTAAGGAAAAAAACTTTATGATAACAAATCGTGATGCACCCATTAGTCCAgctgtttaattattttaataatgtcTGATTTTCCATATTAATTAtggatattttattgtatgtttaatTTGTAGCTGTTTTAAACTATTTGTTTTGATTATGTTGTGAGGGCCTATGGCCTCAACAATAAAGTTATTCATTCATACACACTAATAAAATAGGTAAGACTCAGCCTGGAGTAGGCGTCTGTTAGACAAAGAGTGGGGAAGCTCAGGTTCGAGTTCTTATTAGTCACAAAGCTCACTAGATGGACCAGCTTCCCCTCTCTATCTCAGAAGGTTGTTGTGGGCATGAAGCGGAAAAGGGAATCATCAGGTACCCAGtcctccttggaggaaaaatggaATGAATGGATAAATAACAGGGAGAGGCCTTGTACCATTTTTGTAGATGGCGGAGCCACAAGGGGAGAACTTGCAGGAGCCGGAGTTGATTCACTCGTTCATTGTGCAGAACCAGCCCAGTGTGCAGAACCAGCCCAGTGTGCAGAACCAGCCCATTGTCCAGAACCAGCCCAGTGTGCAGAACCAGCTCATTATGCAGAACCAGCCCAGTGTGCAGAACCAGCTCATTATGCAGAACCAGCTCATTATGCAGAACCAGCCCAGTGTGCAGAACCAGCCCAGTGTGCAGAACCAGCTCATTGTCCAGAACCAGCCCAGTGTGCAGAACCAGCCACTGTTCTCCATGGAAGCCAAGCAAGAGCAAGATCTCCCTCTCCAGGGTAAGAATTCTTCACTTCTGAGTCATTTGCTGGCTCTGAAATGTttgccagtaaaaaaaaaattgatagcAAGTGAATGGGGTTGTTACAGAATCAGGGAATGAGAACAGCAACAGTATAAAAAtgtgctcctctgaagatgccagccatagatgtaggcgaaatgtcaggagaaaatgttactagaacacggccatacagcccggaaaccacaaaacatcccagtgattccggccgtgaaagccttcgacagtacagtaTCAAAATAACTACTATGTGATTTTGAACACAATATTTTGTTGGTATGTATTATAAATAAATCCGAACAGTTACAAAATGTCATGTGTATAAATCAATTATGGTTACATGAAATCTCCTTCCAAATTACAGAACATGACATTACAAAATAGATTTATTGCAAAGTTTCATTACAAAATAGATAAACATAACATTACAAAATATATGAAGAGAGCTTATAGTATTTATAGTTTTATAATTCTATAGTATTTGTATGTTGTTCTTTATGTATATtatttgttgtgaactgccctgagcccgaaaagggagaggaggtatagaaatttaataaaataaaataatttgggtAGAGATTTCATGTAATTATACACAATATAAGACAAATTGTAATTGTTCAGATTTATTTATAGTACGTACCAACAAAGTAAAATGTTCAAAACCATATTGTAGTTATTTGGGTAGTGTTGCTATTCTCTTTTCCTTAGTAAAATTATTGAGGCTGCAATGTTGCTTTGTACTTTCACATTGCAATACATAATTTATTCTAAAAGAACCTCAACTAACTGGCTATTATTTTCCCAGCAAAACGTCTGCAATTTTCTTGATTTGTTGGGCAGCATCTGGGGGCTGGGGGCAAGTAGCGTTTCCAGATGGGACTAGGTCTAGGTCCGAGATCTCCAGCATGAGTACTGGCCTCCTGACAACAGAGGTcggttcctttggagaaaatggctgcattggaggctgggctctatggcattattctccAGTGaggtcccttcctttcccaaactaCCCACCCTGGGTTCCATCccaccaaacctccaggaatttcctgacccagagcTAGGTGTGGCTGGCAGCCATCCTTCCCAAggcaactctggcttgggaaattcttggagatttgggggcggtaATGCCTGGTGAAGGGGCAGAGTTTGGGCACGGgaaggagctcagtggggatATGATGCTGCAGGCTctttcctccaaagctgccatttttccccagatCAACTTACCTCAGTGGGCTAGAACTCTGTTAAAAtgccaggagaactccagggTCCACTTGGATGTCAGCAGACCTAAACAGGGTTCCTGCTTCAAGGTTCTGGTGACTTGGGCATTCGTGGGGTGtgactttttcaggtttttagaaTTGCACCCCATCTCCCAGGTGCTTCTTGGGCAATTTCTGATTTCCAAGTTGCCCGAGTGTACAGTGACAGACAGTTGGAGGTTTTGCTGTTATTATTTGACCATCAAGTTGGAGccgacttgtggtgaccccatagagcatGGAtgtcaaacataaaaacataagaacaagccagctggatcagaccagagtccatctagtccagctctctgctactcgcagtggcccaccaggtgcctttgggagctcacatgcaggatgtgaaatcaatggccttctgcggctgttgctctcagtctgttaaggcatttgcaatctcagaccaaagaggatcaagattggtagccataaatcgacttctcctccataaatctgtccaagtcccttttaaagctatccaggttagtggccatcaccacctcctgtggcagcatattccaaacaccaatcacacgttgcgtgaagaagtgtttccttttattagtcctaattcttcttccccagcattttcaatgaatgccccctggttctagtattgtgagaaagagagaaaaatttctctctgtcaacattttctaccccatgcatcattttatagacttcaatcatatcccccctcagccgtctcctctccaaactaaagagtcccaaactctgcagcctctcctcatagggaaggagctccagtccctcaatcatcgttgcccttctctgcactttttctatctcttcgatatcctttttgagatgtggcgaccagaactgtactccaagtgcagtcgcaccactgctttatataagggcatgacaatctttgcagttttattatcaattcctttcctaatgatccccagcatagagtttgcctttttcacagctgccatgcattgagttgacattcccgtggaactatcaactaagacgcctaaatccctttcctggtctgtgactgatagcactgacccttgtagcttgtatgtgaagtttggattttttgcccctgtgtgcatcactttgcattttgctacattgaactgcatttgccatttcttagcccactcacctaatttatcaaggtccgcttggagctctttgcaatcctttgtggttctcaccaccctacataatttggtatcatctgcaaacttggccaccacgctacccacccctacttccaggaaacaagccagctggatcagaccagagtccatctagtccagcactctgctactcgcagtggcccatcaggtgcctttgggaagcaatggccttctgctgctgctgctcccgagcacctggtatgctaaggcatacAGCCCAGGAGCTGGATCTGCCCCCTTGAGAGAGCCAATCAGGCCTATGAGCCAGCTGAAACAAACCCAGCCCCTCAGCTGAGGCAACCTCCTTGCTCCCAATATGGAGCAAGCAAGGATGGGGGTTATCTTAACTTGCTCTTAGGTTGATGAGGCCTCTCAAAAGGTTCTGATGTGGACTGGTGAGCCTTCTGCAAGGTCACTAGCTGCAGCAGCTCTTcaccagtgctgatctgggctgatgAACCTGCTGAgggcagccacccctccccctggctcACCAGGTTCAGCCCAGCTAAGTCATATCTGCCCtcttaacaaatgagtttgactcCCTTGCTATAGAGTGttccaggcaagaaacattcaggggTGATTTCCCATTGGCTCCCTCTGTGTAGctatcctggatttccttggcagTCTCATCCAAAGAGAAACAGgagccaacccagcttagcttctgagatctgaccaggtcaggcttgcctgggccatccaggtggtGTTGGTTTGGAGAAAAAGGAAATTTGTTATGATGGGAGGAAATAACCACTGTTAAGAATAGGATATTGTCTTGAAGGAATGCTTGGTATGATCCAGCTGGGTTGTTCTTTATTAATGAAGACCACACAGAACCTCCATGAATGAATCTGCTATGTTTCTGAATGTGTTTAAGTTTAACCTTATTGAAAGGCCCTATGAAGTTCACCCAACACTACCCAAATAACTACAATATGGTTTTGAACATATTACTTTGTTGGTATGTATTATAAATAAATGGCTGAAAGGTGAACAGAGtaatcttattttcttttttacttttgcgTTTTAAACTGTTTGCATTGTTTctgggtattttaaaaaatgattttcttctctttgctttctttaCAAATCTAGAATGTAGGGATATTTAGATTAATTGATTCTCCCACTAAAATTGCATTGAGGCAGCATACCATTGCGATTAGGGTGTTAgattaggacaggggtctgcaacctgcggctctccagatgttcatggactacagatgtacatggactacaaatccaatcaacccctgccagcaaatccaatcagcccctgccaattggccatgctagcaggggctgatgggaattgtagtccatgaacatctggagaaccgcaggttgcagacccctggattaggaaTTAGGAGACCAAGATCTGAATCctccattttgccatggaagcctgctgggggaccttgggtcagtcacagactctcatcttaaccaacctcacaagattGCTGGGAGTgtaaaggggaggaaaggagagtaatgcaagccactttgagttctttatacagactaaggccccttccgcacatgcaaaataatgcattttcaaaccacttccacaactgtttgcaagtggattttgctattccgcacagcttcaaagagcactgaaagcagtttgaaagtgcattattctgcatgtgcggaatgagcttttgTGTGTGAAGCTTGCAAACTGTTAATTATTTCCTGTAGTGAGGGGGAGAATCTGAACAGTTCTGTGGTCATCTGAGCAGCCAGGATTTCTGGAGATCAAGGGGTATCGTTTCTGTGTCTTAAGTagctctctgctcctccacctgactaGCAGAATGAATTTATGGAAAATATAGAAGTATATACCTAGTTGCTTAATTTGCATAAATTATCTAGCTATCTCAAAATCTGGGTTTTGATACCAAACAATTAATTTCTTAAAGGGAATAATTTACACAGACCCATTTCTCTCTCCTGGCTATCCAGATAGCCATTTTTAAATTGCTGGTTCATGTATCTAAGCAGAATCtgtcctctccctgcccccagctcCCTGATTCCCTTGCCATTAACGTAAACGGTGTAGACTATTTCCTTGGCCAAGGCAACTCCTAATGGGTAAATTCTCCAGTTCCTTCAACAGATCATGGGAAGCTCAGTAACAATGAAGAGCACTATCCCCAAGAAACTGCAAAACAGATAGAACTTCAAGGGATGACTCTGGAACAAGCCAATGTCAGTGGCCCCCAGTTCTTCAATAACAGAGAAGTTTTAGAGAATCAACACATACTAGAACAGAAGCAGGTAACCCACCCAGTGGAGGAAGGGAGTGAATCTGATACTTGCGAAGAGGTCAACAGGAAACCCAATGTAGCTGAACTCCAGTGGGGGCACAGCAAAAGCAAGATAAGAAATAAGTGCTTTgcgtgtgggaagagcttcagtcgTAAGTCTGAACTCATCTTGCATAACAGAACCCACACTGGGGAAAGACCATATAGATGCTTCCACTGTGAAAAAAGCTTCATTTCTTCGCGGTCCCTCAGAAGGCACCAGCAGATTCATACTGACAAGAAGCCACATCAGTGCCTAGACTGTGAGAAAGCTTTCTATGACAGGTCGGCCCTCGGAAGACACCAGCGCCTCCACACGGGAGAGAAACCCTATCAGTGCCCTGACTGTGACAAAAGCTTTACCTGGAGGACCTCTCTAATTGTGCACAGAAAGATCCACGTAAAAGAGGCATCGCCCATTCCTCCTGGTGAGAAACAACAGGGGAAAGAGATTATGTGCATCTGTTGTAAGTGTGGGGAAAATTTCAGTAGCACAGCAGACCTTGATATCCATCGGTGTGGATTCTCTGGAAAGAAGTCCCACCATTGCTTGGTGTGTGGGAAAAAATTCTCCAGCAGTGCACTCTTGAAAAGACATCAGCCcctccacacaggagagaaacgcTATCAGTGTGCAGTGTGTGGGAAAAGGTTCACGTGGAATTCTTCGTTCTGTCGACACAAAAAGACCCACAGGGGAGAAGAAGGAGCTTCCCAAGGCCCCTATTCACAAGGAGGAAACTACAAATGCTCACACTGTGGGAAAATCTTCAGGAGTGCATGGGAATGGGAGGAACATCAGTGtatcacctcagtgtatccactGAGACCCTATAAATGTCCTGACTGTGGAAAGGCTTTCCAGTGGAGCTCGTCTCTTGATAGACATAGAAAGAGCCATAAGAGAGAGAAACCAACCCCAGTCCTACGAAGCACGTCCCACTCATCCATGGTGTACCTAAGAAGAATTTCTGCAAGTGAGAAGTCCCATAAATGCTTAAAGTGTGAAAAATTTTTCTACCATAAGTCACACCTAAGAAGGCATCAGCGTATCCACACCGGAGAGAAACCCTTTGAATGCACCAACTGCAAGGAAAAATTCATGTGGATTTCATCTCTTAAAAACCATGAGAGGATCCACACTAGGAAAACTCACCCATGCCCGGAATGTGGGAAAATTTTCCAAAAACCATCACACCTTGTGAGACATCAGAAGTTCCACAGCAGAGTTAGTCTGAGACAAGTTTAATTTAACAGGAAAACCTTAGCACACACAAGGATTCATTCTGAATTGGAACAGCTCCCTTGATGCATGCTTGGGAGCTGGTTTCAGCTACTAGGctgggcctggagacctcctggaaatAGAACTGATCTTTAACCAACAGacatttcccctgaagaaaatggctgctttggtggggtGAAGTCTATAGCAGTATAGTTGCTCCCCTTCCTCCTGTCTTTCCCAAGCTCCCCcctccaaatctacaggaatttcccaattcagagtcAGCCCTACTAAAACGAACTTGACTCTTGAGACGTGGCAGGTGCCTTGACACAATCTTTAATGCTGTCCCTTAATCACGTTAGTTTGCCAGCTTGGTGCCCCAGACAACATcacaagaagtgtttccttgctGGCGTCCCATTTAAATTGAGGGCCCAGTTTGTTACATGGGAAATACTTATGTAAATATTCTACAGCTAGTCTGGGCAACTTATGAGTCTTGGACTGTCCAGTTGCAGAGATGCTTAGAGTTGGTTGAACCCAGTCAGTTCTAACTTGTGGGTCTCCCAGGCAAGCACACCCCTCTATAGTAGCTTACCAGAGGTGTGCGAAACAGGTCTTTGCTGAGGTTTCCATAGACTGGAAGGCCATCAGGCAACtgggggaggaggtggtggtggcagaaatTGGGCTTGGATCAGAGACCCAAGATATATCCTGATATCTTCAGGATGATGGAATCAGTTATTATTTGCCCAAAAAATCAGGAGATACACCCTGAGAAGAGAGCTTTTGTTCTTCTGTTGCTGCGATTGTCTTGCATTTCATGACATACAGAAGAATATACACAGGAGAGAAGTCGTTTGCATGGCCAATGGGGAATACATTTTGTGTGACCTTTTGATTGctgactctgggttgggaaatgcctggagatttggggatgaaacctgaagaggggcagggtttggggagggaagggacatcAGCTGGGTAtaaagccacagagtccactctccagagcatctgttttctccaggggaactgatctgtgtactctggagatcagttgtaattctaggagatcttcaggctGTACTTGGATCTTGGCAACTTTAGTGAGACCTAAACATCTGATGGGAAGAGAAACTTCAACTGCCTATGCTGCGCAGAATGTGTCAGTAAGAGCCAAGAGAGAGATCATCCCAGTGTTGATAGAATGAGAAGTGTTCCACATTGCCCTCAAAGACCCCTCCCCTCTTTTGGCGATCCCTGGCCCAAGAGATATCCAGCTGGCTTTAACGAGAGCCAaggcatttacggccctggctcctgcctggtggaacaagctgctGAGTGATGTCAGGACCCTGCGGGAGTTGTCTTAATTtcagcagggcctgcaagatgtggctgttccaccaggccttttcctcctagccagctggatcaaatgGAATTTGATCATCTCCTTTCggcctccgggggaggggggagagagggaaagagctgACGGTGGGGATTATGTATCATAAAC of Sphaerodactylus townsendi isolate TG3544 linkage group LG03, MPM_Stown_v2.3, whole genome shotgun sequence contains these proteins:
- the LOC125428589 gene encoding zinc finger protein with KRAB and SCAN domains 3-like isoform X2; amino-acid sequence: MDSAWGSQSSEAMLLGGIGGPLGTAALHHMKEELERGLAQLWETQLQEFLKTVEVPQLGCGVTQLPEEPTPWDDAKAFLASFEQVAEACQWPKEDWMTRLQPALRGEAKQTFLKMEAADREDYEKVKTAILRGDAMSREKSRQHFRQFCYLEAEGPRGTYIRLQELCNDWLKVEKQTKEQILELLILEQFLTVLPVEMQNWVRRNCPETCTHAVTLAEDFLLETWKQQNQPSVQNQPSVQNQPIVQNQPSVQNQLIMQNQPSVQNQLIMQNQLIMQNQPSVQNQPSVQNQLIVQNQPSVQNQPLFSMEAKQEQDLPLQVPSTDHGKLSNNEEHYPQETAKQIELQGMTLEQANVSGPQFFNNREVLENQHILEQKQVTHPVEEGSESDTCEEVNRKPNVAELQWGHSKSKIRNKCFACGKSFSRKSELILHNRTHTGERPYRCFHCEKSFISSRSLRRHQQIHTDKKPHQCLDCEKAFYDRSALGRHQRLHTGEKPYQCPDCDKSFTWRTSLIVHRKIHVKEASPIPPGEKQQGKEIMCICCKCGENFSSTADLDIHRCGFSGKKSHHCLVCGKKFSSSALLKRHQPLHTGEKRYQCAVCGKRFTWNSSFCRHKKTHRGEEGASQGPYSQGGNYKCSHCGKIFRSAWEWEEHQCITSVYPLRPYKCPDCGKAFQWSSSLDRHRKSHKREKPTPVLRSTSHSSMVYLRRISASEKSHKCLKCEKFFYHKSHLRRHQRIHTGEKPFECTNCKEKFMWISSLKNHERIHTRKTHPCPECGKIFQKPSHLVRHQKFHSRVSLRQV
- the LOC125428589 gene encoding zinc finger protein with KRAB and SCAN domains 3-like isoform X1, with amino-acid sequence MDSAWGSQSSEAMLLGGIGGPLGTAALHHMKEELERGLAQLWETQLQEFLKTVEVPQLGCGVTQLPEEPTPWDDAKAFLASFEQVAEACQWPKEDWMTRLQPALRGEAKQTFLKMEAADREDYEKVKTAILRGDAMSREKSRQHFRQFCYLEAEGPRGTYIRLQELCNDWLKVEKQTKEQILELLILEQFLTVLPVEMQNWVRRNCPETCTHAVTLAEDFLLETWKQQMAEPQGENLQEPELIHSFIVQNQPSVQNQPSVQNQPIVQNQPSVQNQLIMQNQPSVQNQLIMQNQLIMQNQPSVQNQPSVQNQLIVQNQPSVQNQPLFSMEAKQEQDLPLQVPSTDHGKLSNNEEHYPQETAKQIELQGMTLEQANVSGPQFFNNREVLENQHILEQKQVTHPVEEGSESDTCEEVNRKPNVAELQWGHSKSKIRNKCFACGKSFSRKSELILHNRTHTGERPYRCFHCEKSFISSRSLRRHQQIHTDKKPHQCLDCEKAFYDRSALGRHQRLHTGEKPYQCPDCDKSFTWRTSLIVHRKIHVKEASPIPPGEKQQGKEIMCICCKCGENFSSTADLDIHRCGFSGKKSHHCLVCGKKFSSSALLKRHQPLHTGEKRYQCAVCGKRFTWNSSFCRHKKTHRGEEGASQGPYSQGGNYKCSHCGKIFRSAWEWEEHQCITSVYPLRPYKCPDCGKAFQWSSSLDRHRKSHKREKPTPVLRSTSHSSMVYLRRISASEKSHKCLKCEKFFYHKSHLRRHQRIHTGEKPFECTNCKEKFMWISSLKNHERIHTRKTHPCPECGKIFQKPSHLVRHQKFHSRVSLRQV